GGCCATCGCCGCGCCCTGGGCCATCGTGGGCGGGCAGCAGTGCGCGGCGTCGCCGACGAGGACGACCCGGCCCCGGTGCCAGGACCCCTCGACCAGCATCCGGTCGAACCAGGTGTAGTTCACCTGGGCCGGGTCGGTGATCGAGTCGCGGATCTCGTGCCAGGCGCCGCCGTAGCCCTCGGCGAGGCGGCGCATCTCCCGCGCGTAGGACTCGGGCGGGATGGCGGTGCGGTCGCGGCTGGGCTCCACCAGGTAGGCGTAGACGGTGTCCTTGCCGGTGGGCGTGTAGCCGGCGATGTAGCAGGGCCCGCCGTGGGAGAGGTCGCTGCGTTCCACGCCTGCAGGGCGGGGGGCGGGGACACGCCAGATGGCCATGCCGGTCGGCTCGGGTGCGACGTCGATGCCGATGGCCCCGCGGGTCGCGGAGTGCAGGCCGTCGGCGGCCACGACGAGGTCGTAGCGGCCCTCGGCGCCGTCGCTGAACCGGACGGTCACCGCTGAGTCGTCGTCGGTGAGGATCTCGGCGGTGGTGCCGAGCCGGACGTTCGCGCCGGACGCCCGGACGGCGTCGACGAGGATGCGCTGGAGCACCGGGCGCTGCATGCCCAAGGTGGCGGGGAGGTCGTCTCCGCCGGTGCGCAGGACCTCGCCGACGTGCAGCACGGTGCCGTCAGGCGTCGTCAACCCCAGGGAATCGAAGGCGAAGCCGTGCTCGCGGACCTCGTCCCAGACGCCGATCTCGCGCAGCACGCGCAGGGCGTTGCCCTGAAGGGTGATGCCGGAGCCGCGTACGTTCCAGTCCGGCCTGGCCTCGACGAGATCGACGTCGATGCCGGCCCGCCGCAGCAGCACGGTGACCGCGTTGCCGGCGGTGCCCCCTCCGACGACCAGGACTCTCGGTCTCCGCGTCGTTCTCTCCATGGCCGACTCCTTCGTTGGGCGGGTCACTTGACGGCGATCGGGTTGACCGGGGAGCCGACCGCTCCGGTGATGGGCAGGGGTGCGGCGGTGAGCCAGAACTCGTACACGCCGTCACGGGCGCAGTCCTCGGCGAGAGCGTCGGGGTCCCACATCTCGCCGATCAGCAGGCCCATGTT
The window above is part of the Streptomyces sp. NBC_00425 genome. Proteins encoded here:
- a CDS encoding FAD-dependent oxidoreductase — encoded protein: MERTTRRPRVLVVGGGTAGNAVTVLLRRAGIDVDLVEARPDWNVRGSGITLQGNALRVLREIGVWDEVREHGFAFDSLGLTTPDGTVLHVGEVLRTGGDDLPATLGMQRPVLQRILVDAVRASGANVRLGTTAEILTDDDSAVTVRFSDGAEGRYDLVVAADGLHSATRGAIGIDVAPEPTGMAIWRVPAPRPAGVERSDLSHGGPCYIAGYTPTGKDTVYAYLVEPSRDRTAIPPESYAREMRRLAEGYGGAWHEIRDSITDPAQVNYTWFDRMLVEGSWHRGRVVLVGDAAHCCPPTMAQGAAMALEDASVLSQLLTGGSAWDTELFTRYHERRIDRVRMVVDASVQIGQWQLDGVPGDVPGLMGATMTVLRELP